Within Channa argus isolate prfri chromosome 4, Channa argus male v1.0, whole genome shotgun sequence, the genomic segment TGTTCTGATGAGTAACTGTTCTGAACTGCTACACTCAAAGGTGGCACCAACCACTTGCCAAATAAAGACGGGAAAGATATGATGATTGTTGCCTGACCAATTGTGAGTTATAGAAAATTGCAGAAATAGTTGACAAGATACTCGTTCTTCTGATACTTGGAAAGATTAAAAACAGTGCAACAATTTACTAAGCACATTAGTAGAAAAATGCTGACCTGCTTGTCATGTTCTTTTTAGGGTAACAGAAAGTTGTCCAACTTAATCGaccatacagtatatgtttgttCCTACCCTCTATAATGACCCACAGAGGCGTTAGTGAGAAGCAGACACTAAATTTGCAGCTACCGTTTCTTATGATGGAATTCAAGTGGCGGCTGGTGTAAGACCATTTTTCCCCCCAACAGTCAAAGACAGAGACTGTTTAAAGCCTCTTCATTGAGACTAAGCCAAAGCCATAAACATGCAggcaacaaaaccaaaacactgagctgaaagaaatgaaagcacTCCAGTGCGCTGAGGGGTCAGGTGATAATAGTCTGTAGGATTTCCAATTACAGATTTGAGCTTTACATGAATGTAGCTATTTGTTCATTAATAGGAACAAACTGTGTGtagcagttttaaaatatatatttattattatctgaAAGAGAAATTGAACTCTCATCAGTTAATTAGGTGTAAATATGTTTGTAGGCCTTGTAGGCCTGTTCCATTTTTACAATGAATGTATGCATGTGAATCATCACTACAACAATATGCTGcttagtgtttattttttcaccaATGTTTTTAAGTATTGCAGTGTGAATTATTATATGTCTATATGACACCTTATACCCTCCAGGACAAACGTGGTTAAAGTCAATTACAgtcaagtaaaagaaaacatgccGTCATTGCTGagtctttttttccctgcagctcTGTTGTGTTTGCTCACCATCTGGTCCATCTGTACAGTGTGTGACATCTCCAGGCAGTCAATAAGGGTGCTCCTCTAGGTGGTCAATAATTACACAAGTGCCTTAGTGTTGTGTACTGTAAAACcaccaaatacaaaaaaaaattatgaaagaTCTGGTTACAAGGTTTTACCAGGACGTCCTGATGAAATTATTCATTCTGACTTTATCAACTGCAGGTCTGATGTTCTACTCTATACTGACAAATCTACAAATAGTCCTTTCTCTGAGCCGATGTATCCTTTCTACAAGTttctcgctctttctctctcacacatacacacaactgaCGTATCTCTGACGATTACAGACACGTCTGCAGtgcacccccccaaaaaactctTCTCTTTAGATATttataaaatctatttttggCCcggagttaaaataaaaaagggggtTGCAGGAAAAAGTGGGGTGGAAGGCAAAGGAGAGAAGGCAGCCTCATTCACATccatctctctatctcttttATTATTCATCAGCTCCTTCTCATCCCTCGTTCAGCATGCCGATGGAAGATAAAATAGGTCACAGAGGGATAGGCTGGTGCTCGCACAGTGACTTATGTATTTCCTGACACATTGTGCACttgtcccctcctcctcttcctttcccTATTTTCTTTCCCTGTTGCTGTTGCCACTGTCTTGTCATCCCACCTTTATCACCTGGTCTTTCTGAACCTTCTCCTTACTCTGACTCTGCTCCCTGTGTTTTCCAGTTGCTCACATCCCTCCCTTCTTTTGATGATTCCTGAGCCCTGTTGTTCCTCAGTTTACTTTCTTCGCTCTTTCCCGTTTGTTGGAAGGAGCAAAACTGAGACAAAGGAAAATTGGGTGTGGCAAACTATGTTCAGGGGGCACAACAAACCATCACATATGAGTTAGAGTTACCCAGTAAGCAAATGTGGTGGGGAAGAGCACCCCTTTCACATGAGTATGATGAAGCAGGAAAGTTCaatcagagagaaagaagagactAGATCTACTTGGAGGTTCTTTTGCTCAAAGCTCCAATAAAAACCTACGTCTAATATCAAACTACAGCCTGTCATTGTAAAGTTTGGCTTACTGCAGTTCAAAATGAACACTTAAGCACTATGAACCCTTTCATCAGTGttcattttctctattttaacACGCTTAAGGCACAACACTGCTGGTTTTACTTGCAATTTGCGGAAGCCACCAAAGAGCTGTCACCTTCAAACTATGCGGGAACTGAGTTGTTGAACATTTGCACTGAGAAAGATGTCCGCCTGATGGGGACAAAACCTTTCTAGAAAAACACCAAATAATGGTAAAGTATTGGTCAGTATGTTAAAATTTGTCAGTGTCGAAAATTTGattttttcaaagcaaaaatTGAATTCTTGCAAATAATTTTTAGTTGTTAGGATTCTTTTTCAGAAGCTTATTAACATTTTCTATCCATTTTTCCATTTGGAGCATGGaaacagacaagacaaataACTCCCAGCTCcactaatcaatatttttactttttgactcACTTTCATGAATATTtagtctattttaaataaatctataacattttatttacccaaaGTGGTTTGTATTGCTCTAAATCTATCTTTACAATCAGTAGCTGTCATTACATACATATAAGTTATTTACAGTATGAGCTCTTCTAGGTGGCTGGTGCTTTCCTAGCCAATGAGTACCTTAACTAATGAATAATGCATATTCTCAGCTGCTGGAGATGTTTTGCAGTAAGACTGTAAATATACACCGATCTTAAACTTGTGTCTGACACTGAATGTGAAGAACCCGCTGATGCTAAATTGAGGATTCAATAGGATGTTTCAGGCCGGATCAAAAGTAGTATTTGGAGGTAgttaagaaacagaaagaaaacgtTAACAGCTGTGTTTGTTCTAAATGTGTCACTACTCCCAGTATCCTGACTTGCTGCTCACCTGGCTGCGATGCAAAATCTCAAGAGAAGGATTTAACAATCTGACAGGTTTATTTACTCAAACGTGTTTTGcatgttgttcttgttgtttccATTATGGCTACTCTCTAACTATGCATCATGTTGCTATGTGTAATGCGAAGGGTGTTCCCTGCAGTAACAAGAATTATCACCAGACTCTGCAGTTACTCCTCAACTATATGGACAgttaaaagttttgtttcactCTCACTGTTGTCACTAACAATTGTTTCCAGAAGTAGCAGGCAGCTgtcagcaaataaaaaacaaaaaactgcgATAAATCCACAGCACACTGCCCAGCACGGAGCAGCATACAAAGTTAGTTGCTAAAGTAAAGAACCCTTAGACGCCAAACCATAACTAGGGTTAGAGGATAGAGCTCTTATATTTGTCAATTGGCCAGAAATTGACTCTACTTGAATGTTACTCCATATAATTTGTATGTGTAACTTGTAGCCACTATTTGCCAACACGGTTACCATAACAACTTCATAAGGCAATATGTCAATTCCACAGCTTGTTCACCATATGCCTTACTATGGTGTCAGCAGCACAGTAGTAAAGCACAGCTgctataaataaatcaaataaaagcagTAGGTAAAAAGCATTAATTAATAACAGCAGTcaattgattattttattaaaaacaaaaaaacattaatacttCAAAAGTAATGGCATAATACGGACAAATGACAAATAGTAAATTAATTCAAATCTTATTAAAGTTAGTTAGTAAGAAGTcatggttgttttttctttttggatctttttaaatgaagttcCATTTGCTTTAACTATTAGCAGCGCCGTTCAAATATAATATACACAGATGTATAAAAGACCAtattacacacactcacacacacacacacagtctctcagtTTGGCATACTCCTCTACTGGTCTTCATAGAAGATTTTAGCCATAGCGAGGGCAACCTTGGAAACTTTTTTGTCCTTGGCATCAGGCCCCATATTGGCACGCGCCAGTCCTATCCAGTACTGCTCTGTACGGGTCTGGTAATCAGTCACAGTCTCCCCCTCCTGCACGGCTGGATGCTCTTCCTCATCTGAAAAGATGAGGGGATAATGGTGCAGTTTTAAACATCATGCTATTGCAGCCAATTAACTTGGGATGTAATTGATGCTAACGCATTAATATGAATAAGTAAGATAAACACGTCAATGTTTAATCAATTATTAAACTAACTGCcagtaataatatatttaatgaaaaatataataaaccaTTAATGTAGAAGATGAGGACATTTTTTACCAGTGGAAGTTAATGTTGGTGCCTACACTTTGACATCTGTTTGATTTCTACACATATCTGGGTTTGGTTCTTTTTGCTCAATATAAAGCACATGAAAAGATACAGAGAAGTTGAAAAGAAAGAGAGTTaagtttaagaaaaaagaagccTTGCCCTCTTCATCTTCACTCTCTTCTTCagactcctcctcctcactgtcctccGACTCAGACTCATCCAGCCACTCCTGTGTTTCTGTAGAAAAAGAATTATAAATGCAAATGAGAGTGCACTTCACTCCCATCTTATAATCGCTCCAACTACTCTCATTTATCAAAAGCTCCTTAAACTTCCTTTTAGACTACCTACAGAGCTGATATTTATCCTTTCTTGGATAGTATTCTTCTACATGTGTTATAGTAGTGTCTTTTTGATTGGCTGACTCACTGGGATCCATTTCAACCAGAACCTCCCACTGATCCATCTTGTGCAGGTCCAGGCAGTAGAAGTCATTAAGGGTGAACTGGCGATCGCCAACCTCAAACATTCCCCCATACAGGAAAAGCTTGCCCTGTCGCACTGTTGCCATAGCGCTGGACCTTGGGCAAGGTTCCACCAGAGGGGCAGAGGCCGAACCTGAAGAGATAAAAgcctaaatgtaaaaaaaataaaataaggtgGGACTGTCTAGGTTAACAACTTAAATTAGTTTAAGTTtgtacgtgtatgtgtgtgtgttattttgccttcatcctcctcttcttcctcttcttcctcctgagCTCCAGGGATCACTTCTTTGATGGTCATCACTGTGCCATCCTCAGTGATTATCTCTTTGATGACTTCAGTTGGTCCTTGAGGTGCTggctcctccccctcctcccctgctccctcctcctcttcaaaCCCCTTCTTCCCCCTTCGTCGTTTCTTCTTTTCAGTCTTGCTTCCCTGAATAGAacgacagaaacagaaaaataaacaatatgttCTGGTTTCAGGCAGCACAAGCAGCACAGTgattctctgtctctgtatgtctctctgtgttgaccttGAGATACACTGGAGACCTATCCAGGACGTACCCCGCATCTCACCCAGTGGTACCTAGGATAGACTCCcataggtttaaaaaaacatatttcgtttaaaagcaaataaagatGTTGTGTGTAGGTTTCTAGCCAGGCTCCAACCTTTCTCTAacattattaataaacaaacatacatactgTTACACCTGATACATGCACATCAAAAACCTATACATTCAAACTGGTAGCAGTGCCCAAGAGTAACTCTAACCTCAATAAACTGGCACTgtgaaaaaattatatttgaccAGCAAAGGCAAATGATAGAACAGTCGAATTTATTGTTTCGACCAATTATTGGTAGGTGACAAAAATAATCTGCTGGGAAAGACAGGATCAGATGTAAACCTTCTCAACCATCAATACAAACTTGCCTCATTCATGCAGAAGGGAAATCGTGAAGTGGGAGCTTACTCTGAGCTGGCTGGGGAACCAGCGGTTCTTCACTGTGTCATACAAGTACAAATCATTGTAGAAGTCACCCTCCAGcatctcttcctcttcctcatcacaAACCCCACCAAACAGCACTGCCCTCCCTGCTGGTCCCACCGCCAGGGAGAAACCAGAGCGTGGAGGAGGCTTGTTACCAGAAGGGCTCACCTTGGACCATGACCACTTTTCTGAAGGACAGACAAACAGCCAAGGATGGTGGCTGAATGACTGAGTGCGATTAATAATTAGGAGTTATATTTTCTTAAACAATTTAGTTTTGTACCTTGGCCATCTTTACCCTCTCGCTTCAGAAGATACATGTCAGAGTGAATGGTCCCCTTGTCCACCTCCTTCTTGATCCTctagatacacaaacacaattataaGATGGAGCACAAAAGTATTACATTAAAAAGATGAGCGAGGCAAAGCCCACTCACCAATTTAGAGTATCCCCCGTAGATGATGACACCTGTGCCGTCGGGTGTGGACGTCATTTGGCAGGCAGAGCGTGGGGAGGGGGCAGAGCCTGATGGAGTGAGGCGAGACCACGAGAAGGTGTCCAGGGAGAACGAGTAGGCATCATTGTAGTAGATAAAATCCCTGCAGGCAAAGGGGAGGATTCAGGGGTGAAAGGGGTTCAAACTGAGCCAGTCTGAGTGGAagagcatgtttttttcttttcagtccaatatctgcacacacacactttaagaactgttaatataaaagtatttttagtattcatttagttttgaatttaaatgaatgtgcAATGTCTAAAGCtgcttcagtgttttaaaagttttttttttcagatttttttttgtttattgttagtgtaaaaaaaaaaaagaggtattgttctctctttttcataCAATGACTATAAGTCGCCTCAGGCAGATATtctactgcagctttaaagtaATGTACAGCTTTAAGCATGAAAAAACAATCATACttcattatatattttaatccaACTCATGTTTTCTCCATGTGAAATGTCCTTGGTTATgtgaaatacattatttattgttatatcTGCACTTATTTAATAATTATGCAACCATTTTATGTATGTACCctttaaaagtattggaaccGCAGGGCTAATCCATTTAtatttgctgtacactgaagaaaATTGGGTTCAAAATCAAAAGATAAATGAAGTTCAAAATTTCAGCATGTAATTCCTGGTTTTTATACCTTCATTTGTTAAACAGCATGTGTGATCTCATACAAACAGATAGCACTGTTTGTATGAGATGACACAGTATAATTCAGTAACCACCTGCCTACCTGGTGCTCTCATGGAAACCTCCAAACACCAGCAGTTGTCTCTTGCTGAGAACCATCCTGTGGCCGCTGCGACCCGATGGAGCCCCAGGTGCCCTGTAAACACAACAGTGTTATCTATAAACATGTGTGTTAAATAATAGGTACATTAAATACAAAGTAaagtataattaaaatatattgtaacTATTGTTTACCAATAAAGCTGGAACTTTCTGAAGTGATgcattttaattgatttatcaTTTGTTAAATACATCACATGACAGGATCGCTTAAATACGATTCCattagttattatttaaaaaaaacagtatttatagCCATATATGGTCagattttagtttattattacaTCTATTTTTATGGCCCTATAAACATACTTGATGTTCTCCCAGGTGTGTGTAGCTAGGTGCAGCACCCAGAGGTCCTTGTAGTGGTAGAACTGTTCCCCGTTTGGAGAGGCGAACTCTCCCCCAAACACCCAGAGCTGCCCCCCACCCTGTGGAACAACCACAGCCTGAAGGGAGGAAAGGAGTGGGAAGTGAGACAGAGCAGAAAAAGCAGGCTACATGAACAGACTGAGATAAGGAGGTTTGATGTCCTCAGATTTAATTGGCTTGCATGCAACAGGCGGTCAAGCCCTGATGACATTGTTGATATGGTTTCAATGTTGTAGCTGATCTATGCAACAGCAGTCTGCCCCCCTGTGGtaaaatcacatcacatttaaaagtaaGAGCCTTCCAGATGAAATGTAACCTGGTCTTCTTTAAACCAAACATTTCTAACTAGTGAAAAGATACGTTGCCCGAGGCTACGTGGCCTGAgggtccacactgtagacttaCCTGGTGTGAGCAGCGTGGTGGAGGCGGGTTGGGGATTTCTGATTTAACCCAGCTGTTCTTCTTGATGTTGTAGAAAAACAGATCATTGTACAGGTATGTCTGCAAAGACAATCCACAACAAGTTTTCACATTCATTATATATGTGGGTCTAACACTGTAGCATTCTGACAAAGTTGGGAAAGAAGAACATATATGCATATGCAGAGTTTGTAAAACTGTACCTATGTGTTAAATAACAAAACTCATTTGAATGAATATTTATActgtagaaaaaacaaagacagcttCCCTGTTAGAGAAACTACTATTACTTCAGCACACTGCTCTCGAAGACTGGGTATTGACAAGACTTAATGTTGCCATGTGGAATCATAAAATTACCTACTCATTTACTGCGCCATCTTCAAAAgactaatttatttaatataaacacaCCAAGTGAAAAGTTTCATAATGTATACAGTACAAGCATAGAGCACTTTGAATTACCTTTTTTCCATTGAAGTATTCTCCCCCAAACAGAATGAGTTCATCTTTCTCAGGATGGGCAGAGAGAGAtgcattcagcctaaaaataaCATGAGATGTCACAAACTAAAACATGTTTGACCTTTTACCATTGCTGACAGACTCATGTATAATGTTAGAATTACCCCTGTAACGACACTTAACTTAGCGTCAAGGATGCATCAATGAGTGaagactgaaatatctcaacagcTATTATTGGTATGGAATTTTGTACATGGTTTCTAAATCATGTATCCTAAACTAAGTGTTTAGGAtgcaaaaaaagacactttcaGATGAAATGTATCCTGTCTTTTCTGTAGGCTCCGCTATGAGGTTAAATAGCATCAACATCCGGTCCatatttgatatcatcaacattTTAGCATAATAACACCAAAGCAATCTAACACCCCAAGAGAAACTGCatatggaaaataaatgatACTTTTCTAACACTCCATAGAGTCCTTCATTAGAATTTCTGTAATCAATTAGTTTGGTAATTTCAAGAACAGTCTCATATATTCAAGTTCTAGCTCCTGCACCCTGGGTTATGAGTCATATTTTCAAAGACCAGGTCTAACAGGCTAATACCTGAATATGTCTCTAATGCCATAAAGTGTCAAATTTCATATTAAGATGATCAAACTGGAGGTTTCAGATGAATGAGGTTGGGGGTGACACCTTCACAATCTATACATTAAAGTTGAAGTTGAAGAAATTGAAGTTGTTTTTACCTTGGTGATGGAGGTGGACAAGATGTTTCTACAACCTGGGTCTTCTTTGCATCCAGATTCTGAAACTCAGCAATCAGAGCTTCCAAATCCTCCTGGAGACAGGGGAAGGAAGGAAGAcaaggacaaaaacataaagaccGGAGCGGCTAATTATGTTGAAACATGATGGGTAATGCCATACACAGTCCTTTTAACTTCTACTAATTCATACTGAGAGAATTTGGCTTTCATTTGTAGTAAACCATGCTGTGTACAGCTTGCTAGCTAACAtgtatttgtaaaagaaaagctgcaaaattaaacatgtgtGCAACTAAAAGTCTTTATTGTGTCatgaaaagtacaaatatttacatataacGCTGAACAAGCAGTGCTGGTAAAGTGCTACCTCTTCTCGTTTAGACCTCTTGGAAAC encodes:
- the klhdc4 gene encoding kelch domain-containing protein 4; amino-acid sequence: MGKKGKKEKKVKGAEKTAAKMEKKVSKRSKREEEDLEALIAEFQNLDAKKTQVVETSCPPPSPRLNASLSAHPEKDELILFGGEYFNGKKTYLYNDLFFYNIKKNSWVKSEIPNPPPPRCSHQAVVVPQGGGQLWVFGGEFASPNGEQFYHYKDLWVLHLATHTWENIKAPGAPSGRSGHRMVLSKRQLLVFGGFHESTRDFIYYNDAYSFSLDTFSWSRLTPSGSAPSPRSACQMTSTPDGTGVIIYGGYSKLRIKKEVDKGTIHSDMYLLKREGKDGQEKWSWSKVSPSGNKPPPRSGFSLAVGPAGRAVLFGGVCDEEEEEMLEGDFYNDLYLYDTVKNRWFPSQLRGSKTEKKKRRRGKKGFEEEEGAGEEGEEPAPQGPTEVIKEIITEDGTVMTIKEVIPGAQEEEEEEEEDEGSASAPLVEPCPRSSAMATVRQGKLFLYGGMFEVGDRQFTLNDFYCLDLHKMDQWEVLVEMDPKTQEWLDESESEDSEEEESEEESEDEEDEEEHPAVQEGETVTDYQTRTEQYWIGLARANMGPDAKDKKVSKVALAMAKIFYEDQ